The sequence GAGGAAAAATGTTAATGCACCCTACTGATAAAGTTTAGAGGCTACAAATCAGGTGCAAAGATTATGGTTTACGTTATATATGGTATTGAGGGTATTCtgtttgctgtttgttgtttttttaaaaaaagggacagGAAACAGTGGGAATGTTTGCTAAAGTGGCATTAGAATATTAAAGAAGCATGAAAAGATGCAAATCATCATAGATTTCTGCTCTACAGTAATTTGTGAATGGTTGTGAGTGCCTTGACTACTCAGCTAGAACTAGCCCAAGACTGCGGACCAAACTAGATGTGCTTGTTATAATGCAGTTTGGCATTTCATAGCTACGTTTTGTTTAACAAATAGGTTAACTGGATATTCTGATTGGACCATGATGGAAGCAAATGAATAAATCCTCTCCAAACCACTGACAACATTCCAAATCCTGTATGTCCCTTGTGCCAGCAACATGTTAAACAAAGAACAGCCATACAAAATTAAACTGCACAATAAaagtcatgtctagtttggcccagaACATCTTTCCATATCCATCTTACTCACCTGATTTGGCACTCTGAATTTTTATCAGAATCTCAAAAAATTAAGCTGCATGGGTAGCATTTTTCTAATGGAGGTACCGTAAAAACTAAAGTGGTGTGGTTAATAAAGTATCATTACAACAAAGTGATTTTGAAAGTGAGATATTGCTGTGAGAAATGTCTAATTTGTTTTAGGAGTCCAgttgctacccctcccagtttggtgtcacctccAAATCGTTTATAAAGACTTTGAACAACAGGCCTAGGAAAGAACCTTGGGGCATTCCACTTGTCCGTTTTCTCCGGGATGATGAGAAACCATTAGTGatcactctttgggtttggttagTCAGCTAGCTGCAACTCTACCTAACAGTAACCtcgtccagcccacattttaccaccttctctgcaagaatatcactTTGTCACAAGCCTTTTGCATATTAGCCTTTTGAGTCTGTCATGCAGAGATCCATATTGTTTTTGTAGAGCTCAGTACATAGAGCTTCTGTTCCGTTTCATGGGTTGGATGCAGACTTTTCTCTCACTATTTGCTGAAGAAACCAGGATCCTATGGGCTTCCTGTAGATGGAGGAAGCTCAGTGATTTTCTCTAATCCTTTCTTCCCCCCACTACCACTTGCCTCACTTCTGCAAAGGGTTGCCCAACTCTCTAGAACAGTTTTTGTGGGCACGGAGGGAAGAGGAACTTAAGGGACCGTATATCTCAATGGCAAAGGATATATTTTATGTGCACCAGAAAGTATTGTAGATTAATTCCTGggcatttatttaacaaaacttgAAAAGACATTTATTTAAGTTGGACACTTGTTTCTAGGTAGTGTAAATGATATTTGGCtagtcagtataaggcaactgctTATATTCTcctaaaataaataatttgccACAGTACATTGCAAGTGATGGACTTTCGCCATCATTTTTTCGGAAATATTTCCCTGATATCAACTATTTTAGGCAATTTAATACTTGTGGTACTTTATTTTTTTGAcaacttgtttcttgtttttcaaaaaactttCTTGGACTTCTTAGCAGAGAGTGAGGAAGAAGATGACATTGACATGGAAGTTGAAGATCAAGACGGCAAGGAGACTGAAAAGCCAAACATCATTAATTTTGATACTAGCCTGCCAACTTCACATGTGGTATGTGTGTCATATTGTTGCTCTTTCCTCATCATCTGTGTtccatgttggaaatgtagacCCCCAGGGACTATGTATATGGAACCATCAAAAACCATAGTCCACTCCcaaagagattttactttttccTGTGACTTCCAATTTTGTCTCATGGTAGTAGCAAGAAAGTGAACCTAAATCCAGTCATGTTCTCCTACTAGAGCAACTTTTTGCCCCATCCTTTTATGGAAAAATATCTTCTTATAGGGCTGTGCACTCACTTCCAGTTAGCACTATAGTCACATTTCTTAGTATGCAGGAGTTCAGTTCCAATGGTTGCACGTAGCCAAAATTACCTTTTCCTTAGCCGGCAAGGGGAAGGAGACTTCCCTGTGTTTCCACTGCCTCTTCTTACTTCATATGCCAAATCTGACCACCaggcagaagggaggaggagggagggagacagagagacacaaaggcagaagaaaaaggctggaatggatctgGAACAGAGGTGCAGCCAAGCTCGTACGATTGAAATTGCATATGTTAAATATGTAGAAGATGAGGCTCAATTGTACTACAAGCATGGGAAACACTAGTggcaatttttgtttttcttggggTTCCGTAGATCTAGTCCATTCATCCCAAAGCTCTGTTGTCTTTAATTTTTGCGTTTATAAACTGTGAACGATTCCAAGAACCCTCCCACTGAATTGCAACTTCTAACtgctttgatttcttattttggaAAGTATTTAGGATCTGATATGGAAGAGTTTCATGGAAGAACTGTCCATGATGATGACAGTTGTCAGACTATCCCAGTCTTACCCCATCTGATGGTAATGTTGATTCCCGGACAAACACTGCCTCTTCAGCTCTTTAGCCCCCAAGAGGTTAGCATGGTGCGGAATTTAATACAGAAAGACAGAACCTTTGCTGTTCTTGCATACAGGTAAATTAGTAAATAGATTTGCAGTTATGTGAAATTTATGCCATATCTGTAATGTAGAATGTTATGGACTATTGCATTGTTGTTTCGTGTTGTTACACTCATTGCCTGCAAATCCAGAGCAGCTTGGGGCCTGAGGGGGAAACTGAAGATTCTTGATGAAGAGGTAATTCTGAAACAAGCTTACAGTAGCTTTTCCTAATAtgctggtttttcttcttcttagcaaTGTACTTGAAAGAGAAGCACATTTTGGAACGACAGCAGAAATTTATGCCTATCGAGAAGCACAAGAGTATGGAATTGAAACAGTCAAAGTAAAAGCCGTGGGAAGGCAAAGGTTTAAGGTTCTTGAAATAAGGACTCAATCAGATGGGTAAGGAAATAAGGAATATGTGGCAATGTTGAACAGGGGAGCCTGTTTATATCCAGCAAAATTTTCCAATCTTGCCAGTCTTAAATTTTCTCAAAATTATCTCTTCACAGTTCAGTGTTGCTTGGAGAAATAGGTGGGATATCTAAGTAATGAGTAATAATACCTTTTGTATGGTATGAAGCCGCTTCTCTGCCATGTAAATATGATTTTGGCGGTGTCATACTGTGAACTAATCCAGGGTGTTTGATGGTGTGCTACATAAATGTGCACCTTTAAAATTATGGATTATGTTTTTATGAAGCAGTGCATTTATTCTCTTCAGCAATTCTGAAACCTATCGCTACTTTTGTGGCACAACTGATATTTATTACTCCCTTTGTCCCTCAGCATCACAGACCTAGCAGAGGAtgaacaataataaaatatttatgttGAATAGATGACTCCTTTACAGCAAACAGCATCATAAATAACAATAGGCTACTTAGTTAATGCAGAAGTAACATTTAAAACTgtctttaacttttaaaaaacaaactcctAAATAAAGTTCTTCCAAttctaagattattattttttaattaaatttccaTAGCACCATTCTTACGAAGATCAAAGGGCACGTTACAATATATATAAACCcaatagtttaaaaggccatagattgttcaattcgccaaaggcctgggagaagaggaatatttttgcctagcCAACTATGCAGAAGGTTGGGAAAGGGGAGCTGTTTCCTGTCCTTTGCTAGATGggggtttctgagattttttttaaagatttgttttccTGCCAGGGGGCAGTGGTGTGGTCCTTCCATAACTTGCCACCCTaagagccctcagcaacttttaaattgggggggggggttcatctCAAAAAAACAAGAGCCtgtgttctccccccccaaaaaaaaatcccactttTTTTTAACCTGGAAAAGTTTTGAGCCATAGGTGGCCACTTTTGGACTACCTTCTGAAAAGGAAGCACTAGGGAGAATATATGATTAAGGTCTCTGTCTGTTTTGCAGAAATCTGTGTGTATAGaatgaaaatgatttaaataCATGTTTCCCTCGTAATAAATTCATAATCCTTACTTGGAATGTAGCAATTTGAACACAAGATGGCGACACACATTAATGTCAGAAACTATATGTGTTAtgggaatgttttttaaacagggtggtattcaaagagtagacccgttgaagttaatggacgtgactaacttaggttcattaattacagtgggtctactctgagttggactTGGTTGACTACATCTCTATAAGATCATTCTCTTCTGTAGTGGTGGCATGGTTTTTGTAACCATTCTACACTGGGAGAGAACAAAGGCacctggaaaaaagagaaatattgAGGAATAAAGTTCTTTGTCTAGACCTGTCTTATGCTTTACATGTTTTTCAACTAAAATTTTCGTTATGATTGGATATTATCTGTGGAATGTCAGCTGAATAACACATATCAGGAGGAGACAAGTTTCGCGATGGCAGCAAGCTTTGCTTAAGACTTGGAACTTGTTTGGTTTTAATATCTTTGCCCATTTTAAAAGAACACACTTATATTCAGGAGCACGTCTATTGACCCTTGGGGTTTAACTAGCATTGGGGAAAATCCAACCAAATAAGTATCCGTTATAGGCTGCAAAAGTAAAATGTGGAACTgaaatttttaaaatccattaaaatttATGGGAGTGCTTTTCCCCCTAGATGTCTTATTGATGTAGCTAAAGAGGCTGAGTAAATAGCCAGGCAGATGCAGTTTTCATACCTATGTGAAATCTCTTTATCAGAATACAGCAGGCAAAGGTGCAAATCCTCCCTGAGCGAGTTCTGCCTTCAACTATGTCAGCAGTGCAGCTGGAGTCCTGCAGCAGATGCCACATATTTCCTTCTTCCAAGCCTGCAGCATGGCAGGATCAACATATACATCAATGGCGGCAGAAATATCAAAAGGTCAGAAGCtaatggtatttttattttttacatttttggTATGACATTTCAAAAATCAATATAAATTCCATCTGTGTGTCTCTCCTTTTAAAGAAAGACGTGTGAAATGGGACAGTGCCTGTCAACCCCCTGCTGCCGCAGATTATTTGTGTGACTTATCAGTTCACCACAATGGGCAGCTGCACATTTTATATTAGACAAGTTATAATTGGTTCCAATTATCTTTTGGCTACTCATTTGAAGGAAaggtcttttttgtgtgtgtgtaagggaaggaaagtgtgtgggggggagactaATTTGAGAGGCTTAAGTCAAAATGTGTGTTAAGCTATATGCTGTAGGTTTCATGCCTTATGGAAATGGAACAGATTGTGACACATTCCATGTGTCTTCAGAGGAATAATGCAGGATTAGTTCCGGCTTTTTTTCCtatcttatatacagtggtacctcagtttaagaacagccctgtttacgaactattcagtatatgaactctgcaaaactggaagtagtgtcctggttttcaaactttacctcggtctaagaatggaacctgaacagtggaagggcaccggtggcaggaggcctcattagggaaagcgcacctcggtttaagaacggttttggtttaagaacggacttccggaacggattaagtttgtgaatcgaggtaccactgtactaatagcaAACATATTCTCAAGGTGTGGATGCTTATGTTGCCaaaataggtaaaaaggtaaaggacccctggatggttaagtccagtcaaaggcgactatggggttgcagtgctcatctggctttcaggccgagggaaccggtgtttgtccagacagctttccgagtcatgtggccagcatcacgaAACCGCTTCCAGCGCACTAACTGCGCACAAGGAGGAAGTGTTTGCATGTTTGAGGAAGCCCCAAGGTTTAGTGAAGTACAACAAATATTGTGGAACTTGTTACAAGAACATCCCAGGAGAATTGTGCATGCTCATTTGGGCAGAAAATGAAAACTGAGGGTGGGTAAATgacgtacagtggaacctcaggttacgtaccgtcctccttatgAACACTTTGGGTAACGAACtcagctaacccggaagtagttgctcctggttgcaaactttgccccgggatgtgagcAGAAGTCGCGcactggcggcatggcagcagcaggaggcctcattagcgaaagtgtgcctcatgttaagaacggtttcgggttaagaacggacctctggaacgaattaagttcgtaaccagaggtaccactgcatcctGGAAAAACGGATGGAACCACGAGCAGGAACACACCGCACTGGAAAacttgtttgcaggtttccctttTTCTAATTGTATGGAAAAAAGTGTGGActggggctggatctagacacatcaaagaagcatttcagtttaaagcgttgttaatttaaacagggaaagcaggtagagaaaaacggggctccacattgccatctggtggcacaatgttatatcacacacacaacacatttttttttgaagtaatatttattcaaagtttcatcaatacataaaaaATCCCCAACCCTagcccaaaaaagaaaaataaaaggaaaaagaaaaaatacaaatctccaattacaatttttcatttgcttaattcttgaacctcctcacacctccccttttgtattctagtttaattcgttatttcagcaaattcttcccaaatttctcaattttaatttaaatagttAATCATGACACTCTATCTTATTCATTAATCAATATAACCTTTCCCTCTTATAATATAacctgttattcaatttaccttactccatttaaccttatcttatgttaaaaatcttaaaatttcaaaaacacaacacattcatgcatttttacttaaaaaacatttctactaaagccaatttagttcctttccggcAAAATCCCTCAGATttcaataataatacattaattCCAAAGTTAACATAAAAAAGTTTCCTTCGTATttctaattttcatccaacgtcccttcttcctggtttcgggtcatatcagtcctttctgtccattacttagtccatcaatctggtgttctgatgtccgaggctcttaagtctcttctggccccttctgcagatttttttgttcttgtttgtacttacaCAGTTCTTTGTCAATTGTTAGTTTCTGTGGGAGTGGATTTCCGGGggggttccatccagtaataatttccatttttcttcatcttattgtctctttccccccagctCTACTCCCCATcttcatctttgtaatccaaaaagtatttAGCCAagtagttgttcacctgtttcaaaGTCCCACTAGAGTAggaagcttccttgacttcagatgcttcccagcactctccaaattCATTCTTCCAAGGCGatagcttttgttcctgtagaactttggGTCTTACCATTTGTGTTATATAGGGCATAGCAACTACACcatccttctccatctgcccttgaaCTTGCCTTGTCAAGCCagattcctgagttgatcgctgtgtGACTTGTTTATCCTTGTTCTctattaaatcatattcactggccacagcactcataaaATCCAGTTTTTCgttcatcaggctcattttcccGGACAGCTGCTCTAGCAGAGCACTAgtcctgtcaagggcagacaccaaaccttcctgccaaaaCATTTCTATTCAAAAAcaaggtcaaacggctgttcCCACGGTCTAAAGCCTCACATATGTAAACTGAAACCACaaactgacaagctccctctaggggacacaatttctatttgtatccattttcaggaaagtatcaaacaaagagAGTTACTTTCAATTTCCAAgtcctttcaatttcaaatagtttgtttctttaaagagcagAAATGCAGAAGGTGGCGTTGAAGTTAGTTTATTTCtcttatcttttattttttctaactgtcaaaatgctccactttcaatcaatggacgtctcagattctgtcccgataccctgtccccaggtttgggatgGTAGAAACTTATACTCCTTTACacacttcctgcaggattaaacagtccaattcccccccccctttttttcctgctatcaagggggttttgttggttatgggtgcaggaaacttccaactttaaaaagactttttaagctgttaggttgcaaggtctttgcttcaatccgtatacaagaacgggaggcggacttcctgtttacaccttcccgctttgtgcctaattcataaaatttgtagattcttaatccaattctccgtttttactcatgggtacttgatttagagtccaaatgtcatcaggaaaaagtcagcgctctccggcaatggctgtccggcttccctccatggaaatagcgatcagttcgatgcaccgcgctgctcaccccacttcactccagatccccaaaaatgggtttcctcgtgagtaggggaggcgctcttggtgctctgccgaaccccacggtcCCAGGCTTCCTCTGCCTGGGGTTTCTAGCAGGCCCCCGCCTTCGCGGCGGAAGGCCCtaatttccacggagcccattcctccagtcggaggaactccgccattcgccgatggcgctaacccggtagtcccccccccccccaacacacataaATCTGTTTCTCtgccagtctagctgagtcctaagaCAGATTGGTTGATGGCTGGAAACTTTTTACTTTTAatctgtaagaacataagaaatgcACTGATAGTTTAAGCTAAAGATGCATATAGggcagcactctgttctcatagtggccaaccggatgcccaaATGTAGCCAGAGGTGCAAGTGCAGGTGCTTGGTGCAGAAGTCTGGGACCCTGTTCATCAGAGCAGCCCCAAAACATGTCTTCTTCCCTTTCCAAGTGACTTGCCTGGAAAAAGAGGGCTTTCAATCTCTCAGAAGAAACCTGCAGGCACCTGAAGAGTACTAGATGAAGAAGAGCACAAACTAATGACCCAGCCTTGTTCAGATAGTGTTTTGGGTCAAATCTTCCAGTTGCTCAACATTATCCAAGTAAACAGGATTCACTGAGATGCTCTGTCTGTGGTGGCTATGTGCTGTTCAGTTCTTTTTCATTTGAAGATGAGCCCTATCCTGTTATACCCGAATAGTTTTCCTCAGGCTTAACGCCATAACTTTTCCTGACCTTAATGGTCATGCATGTTCAAGCCTTAGCAAGTTCCTGGCAGTTTTGTTGCCACTCTCCATAGTAAAGTACTTAAATGAGAAGTTTTGAAGTAACTATTCAATTGGGTGCAATTCAGACTAGTGAACTGAAGGGGAAATTGGTATGAAGACTTCTGATTCTTCATCAGAGGAAGGTGGATTCCCTCACTTCTAGCTCCAGGTACACTTCTAGGTTTGAATTCACTGCAACCGGTGtgtgccattttatttatttttggcattTTGTGACCGCGTGGTTCTTCCATTTATCAGTCATACATCTGTTTAAACTCTCTCAAGTTCCAATTGATCTCTTTACACCTCTTATGGACACATAGTTCCTACTGCCTAGTTATTTGCCTGGCTGAGCTGCTTTCTGGAGTTCTCTATTCTGCCCTTATCTATTGCTAGCCAGGCCATTCCCAAATTTGCTTCACTCTCGGTCTCAAGCAATCACATCCTTCTTATTAAAGGAATATTTTTTATATTAATCTTCACTTCTTTGGATACCTGCTGTGATAGCCTCTTTCAATGCAGAGCACAGGTCTGTTTATCATAAATGCAATTATTCCCACAAGCACTAGtttaacaaaactttttttttcaaagtCTCGGAATAATCTCCCAACACCAGACTTCTTCAGCGCTTGTGTAAAGTCACTCACATTTCCTCTCTTGGTATTAATTTGCTAGCTTTGGGGAAAGGTAGAATGTGTGGTTCATCCATGTAGCACTATTAACAAAGACTCCACATCTCACCCTCAAAATAAAACTTGCAGAAAATAGTGTTAGCTATTTGAACCATTGCTCACAGTAAATCTGATGTCTTTAAGAAGTCCTTAAGTGGGCGTTTATAACTATGGTCCCTAATTTTGGAGGTAACTTAAAATGACCGTTATATCTTCAAGGAATATTGttagctttcctcttctcttttgtGATCTCTTGGATCCCTTTTACCTTTTCTTGAGgcttagctccccccccccccattgctgtgTTTCAGCTAATAACTGGAATGTATACATGAGTTTTGCAGCTTCCTGATATATGCAGCAGCGTAGACACAGCTTCACTTAACCCAAGCCGTTTGAAGAGCTTTTCTGTGCGATTGCAGCAGCTTGGACCTCATAAATGCAAACAGACCAAGGTTGCTTTCACACGGATGAGAATGCCTTGTATTCCAAACTCATTTTGGCCTGCATCATTCACACAGTGGTGTGCTGTGAAAAACAAGAAGGAAATAGATGTGTTTATATCGGTTTGTATTCTGTTGTGGCTTTGTACGAAGCAACTCATGCGAAGGAAGCATTCCATTTTTGCTTATTTCCCACTACCTACTACCCATTTACAGTCCCTGAAAAGTTGTTCCAGAAGTGCGCATAGTTTGAATAATGGCCCAGAGGTTTGTAGAAGGTAGaactgggcaatatatcaatatattgtccaatACTGGTTTGAAGTCCTCTactgtgatatcagtttcataattttt comes from Podarcis raffonei isolate rPodRaf1 chromosome 2, rPodRaf1.pri, whole genome shotgun sequence and encodes:
- the CRBN gene encoding protein cereblon isoform X4, which encodes MAADEGGGEQDNNMGNHLQLIPAESEEEDDIDMEVEDQDGKETEKPNIINFDTSLPTSHVYLGSDMEEFHGRTVHDDDSCQTIPVLPHLMVMLIPGQTLPLQLFSPQEVSMVRNLIQKDRTFAVLAYSNVLEREAHFGTTAEIYAYREAQEYGIETVKVKAVGRQRFKVLEIRTQSDGIQQAKVQILPERVLPSTMSAVQLESCSRCHIFPSSKPAAWQDQHIHQWRQKYQKRKFHCASLTSWPSWLYSLYDAETLMERVKQQLHEWDENLKDESLPSNPIDFSYRVAACLPIDDALRIQLLKIGSAVQRLRCELDIMNKCTSLCCKHCQDTEITTKNEIFSLSLGGPMAAYVNPHGFVHETLTVYKACNLNLTGRSSTEHSWFPG